A segment of the Prochlorococcus marinus str. MIT 9215 genome:
TGTTGTCTTTGGGGATTTTTTTGTATTATTTTTATCTACATTTTCTAGTAGCAGGTTTTTAATTGTTGTTATCAATTTGGGATCTAAATTATTAAAAGGCTCATCTGCAAGTAATATATTTGATCCTTGAATTAATGATCTAGCTATAGCCACCCTTTGTTTTTGTCCCCCAGATAGTTTTCTGATTTTTTTGTCGAAAACAGAGTTATGAAGTCTACATAATTGCATATATTCATGAGCCCTCTTAAAAGAACTTATATTTAGCAAATTTTTAAAAGCGAAATAAAAATTATTTTCTGCTAGTATTCCACAATTAACATTTTGTTCTGCTGAGAGATCTTCTATTAATCTTAAATCTTGCCAAATAGTTGTTATCTTTCGTTTCTGCTTCCTATCTAATTCCTCGAAACTTTTATTGAATAATTTAACCTCACCTTTAGTTGGCTTGATAGTTCCATTAAGCACTGATATAAGAGTAGTTTTTCCTGAACCGCTTTTACCTAAAAGTGCAATTTTCTCGCCTGAATTTATTCTTAAATTTACTTTATTTAGAATCAGATTATTTTTGTATTCATAGGATATATTTTTTAATTCTAAGAGAGTATTATTCATCTAATTTTATTTAATTTCCTCCCGATTTCCTCAATATTTTTATACTGTTTTGCTTCTGCATTAATAAATTTTTTTGCATTGAACATATCTAATATCTGTTTATGTGATTTTTTCTTTATGTCTAAATTGAGAATTACTGATTTAAGTTTTTTTGTAAACCCTTCTCCGAATCTATCTTCAAGATCTCCTTGAGCCAACCAATGATAGTCAACATATTCTGGGGTGATCCAGAATAATTCTAAATTACTTGTTCTTTTGGGATTATTTTTAAGATTGTTATCCCAAACTTGTTTATTTAAAGCTCCAGCATCAAATGCCCCACTATTAACAAAAGCTAAAGTGGTATCATGACTCCCACTAAAACCTGCTTTTTTCCCTTTAAAGTGTTTAATTTCTACCCCTGCTTGATTTAAGAAATATTCTGGCATTAATCTCCCAGAAGTTGAGTTTTCAGAGCCAAAAGTAAATCTTAAATTCTTTAGTTTTTTAAGTCCTTTAATATTTGAAATTGAGTTAAGTTTTAAATTTTTGTTTACTATAAAAACACTTTTAAATTCCTTATCAATATCTCTTTGAGCTATGAGAATTGAATTAGGAGTTTGTAATCTTGCTTGAACTCCTGATAAACCTCCAAACCAAACTAAATCTAGATTTTTAGTTCTAAATCCAGTTACTGCTGCGACATAATTAATAACAGGAATGTATTTAACTTCTAAATCAAGTTGTTTGGATAATTCTTTTGTAAATAAATTAAATCTTTTGTCCAAAACATCTTGGTTTTGATCAGGTATTGCTCCAACTTTTAAAACTTTGGGATTTGAAAATGAAGGTGATGAAAAAATAGAAAATAATAGAGATGAACTTAGTATAAAATTTTTTAAATTAAACATTTTTTTCTTAATCAATAGTATTGAGAAATTGCTTTTTCAAACCTATCTAGTCCATCTTTTATTTTAGCCTCTGAAGCTGCGCAAGATATTCTTATACATTCATCAGCCCCAAAAGCTTTCCCAGGTACAACTACTAATCCGAAATCTTGAAGAACTTTATTGCAGAAATCAACAGAAGTAATTGAGGAGTTAGGTAATCTTGGAAATGCATAAAATGCTCCATTAGGTTCTTCAATATAAATCCCATTTATATTCTTAAGACCCTCATAGAGAAGACTTCTTCTTTGATCATAATGGCTATTTATCATTGAGAAAAACTCATTATTAACTTTTAAAGCCTCTAAAGCACCTTTTTGAACAAAAGAGCAAACATTACTTGTACTTTGACTTTGTAATGCTGAGGATGCTTTGATTACATCTTTAGGACCTACTAAGTAACCTATCCTCCAGCCAGTCATAGCCCATCCTTTCGCAAAACCATTTATTATAAAAATCCTATCTTTTAAATCATTTGCTAGTGTAGATAAACTGTAGTGTTTAAATTCTTTTTTTAGGATTAGTTCATAAATCTCATCAGAAAGAATATTGATATTTGGATGCTCTCTGGCTAAATCCGCAATTTGCATTAATTCTTCCTTTGACATAATTCTTCCAGTAGGGTTATTAGGAGAATTTATAATTATAAATTTAGTTTTTGAAGAAATTTTAGACTTCAAATCTTTTATATTTATTTTAAATCCATCTTCCGCAGAAGAATTTGTAAAAATTGGCTTTCCACCTGCCAATCTAACCATCTGAGGATAACTTAACCAGTATGGAGAAGGAATAATAACTTCGTCTCCAATATTTAATAAAACTTGGAAAAGATTATATATTGCTTGCTTAGCACCATTTGTGATCATTACATTTTCAAATTTAAAATTTAAATTGTTTTGAATTTGAAGTTTATTTGCAATTGCTTTTCGGAGATCTAAATTGCCCGCTGCTGGACCGTACTTTGTAAATCCATCAAATATAGCTTTACTTGTAGCCTCTATAACTTCTTTTGGGGCATTAAAGTCAGGTTCTCCTGCACTTAAATTGCAGATATCTACTCCTTCTGCCGACAATTGATTTGCTCTCGC
Coding sequences within it:
- a CDS encoding ATP-binding cassette domain-containing protein, whose translation is MNNTLLELKNISYEYKNNLILNKVNLRINSGEKIALLGKSGSGKTTLISVLNGTIKPTKGEVKLFNKSFEELDRKQKRKITTIWQDLRLIEDLSAEQNVNCGILAENNFYFAFKNLLNISSFKRAHEYMQLCRLHNSVFDKKIRKLSGGQKQRVAIARSLIQGSNILLADEPFNNLDPKLITTIKNLLLENVDKNNTKKSPKTTLVALHRLDLLKDFDKVIGIRDGKIFFNIKRTNLKKFHLDKIY
- a CDS encoding putative selenate ABC transporter substrate-binding protein; the protein is MFNLKNFILSSSLLFSIFSSPSFSNPKVLKVGAIPDQNQDVLDKRFNLFTKELSKQLDLEVKYIPVINYVAAVTGFRTKNLDLVWFGGLSGVQARLQTPNSILIAQRDIDKEFKSVFIVNKNLKLNSISNIKGLKKLKNLRFTFGSENSTSGRLMPEYFLNQAGVEIKHFKGKKAGFSGSHDTTLAFVNSGAFDAGALNKQVWDNNLKNNPKRTSNLELFWITPEYVDYHWLAQGDLEDRFGEGFTKKLKSVILNLDIKKKSHKQILDMFNAKKFINAEAKQYKNIEEIGRKLNKIR
- a CDS encoding pyridoxal phosphate-dependent aminotransferase yields the protein MSQINLSERALSIEPSLTLQISARANQLSAEGVDICNLSAGEPDFNAPKEVIEATSKAIFDGFTKYGPAAGNLDLRKAIANKLQIQNNLNFKFENVMITNGAKQAIYNLFQVLLNIGDEVIIPSPYWLSYPQMVRLAGGKPIFTNSSAEDGFKINIKDLKSKISSKTKFIIINSPNNPTGRIMSKEELMQIADLAREHPNINILSDEIYELILKKEFKHYSLSTLANDLKDRIFIINGFAKGWAMTGWRIGYLVGPKDVIKASSALQSQSTSNVCSFVQKGALEALKVNNEFFSMINSHYDQRRSLLYEGLKNINGIYIEEPNGAFYAFPRLPNSSITSVDFCNKVLQDFGLVVVPGKAFGADECIRISCAASEAKIKDGLDRFEKAISQYY